CAAAAATCCGATCCAATTGCACGTGGGACCGAATCAAAACGAGAAGCTGGAAATTTTCGTGGATGCAATGAATGCCGGCGCTCTTCAATTGGAGAATAACGGGAAAAAACAGACTTTGTCTACTCCCGCTTCTTCTAATGCGATGATCGGTATTCTGGATAACGCGATCCAAAAGGTGAACAAACAAAGATCCGATCTAGGAGCTTATTATAACCGTTTGGAAATTACGGCGGAAGGTCTGCAGGCAAACTATATCAATATGGTTTCGGCAGAAAGTCGAGTAAGGGACGCGGATATGGCAGAACATATCGTGGACTATACCAAAAATCAGATCTTAACCAAAAGTGGGGTCGCTATGCTTGCCCAAGCAAACATGAGGCCGGAACAAGTGGTGAAACTTCTGAGTGAAAGATTCGGATAGAAAGAACAGATTTTCTGAAAATTCGAAGAGACCCGTCCTGGAAAGGACGGGTTTTTTTATTACAAGAGTGTAATGGAAATCAAAATTTGTCGGCTTGCGCTTTGTAAGCGGCAGCTTCTTTTTCACAATGCTCCGACAGTTTTTCATACTTTTTCTTTTCTGCGGCGTCTGCAGTAGCTTTTCCGCCATGAGAAAGTCCGGCTAAGGATTTGTATTTTTCAGCCAACTCCTTATGGTCTTTTGCCTTTTTATTAAAGTAATCTTTTGCGATCTTTTTTAGATCCGGGGTGGTAGCTTCTGCGATGAGTAGATTGTCCAACTCGGTAAATGCAGAGAGATTACCGACCAGGATCAGGGAGAAAAGAATTGTTGCTAAGGTCTTTTTCATACGAACTCCTAATATGTGCCCGCTAAGATTATGGGCACCATGTCCTATAGTCAATATTAAATTGATAGAATTTATATTAACATTTAACGAAATGCGAATTGATAAATGTCCTAAAATTTAAGACTTTTTAAAAGTCCCTTTTTTTGCATCGCATTCTTTTTTCGTTAAGGAGATCCATCCCTTCCCCTTGCAGGAATTTTGTCCTGAGCAGGAATTTCCGTTTGTATGACAGTCGCTTTTTCCTTTGCAGGAATTGACCCCATGACATTCTCCTTTTGCGTTATCCGAACCAGATTCCTGTTTTTCGGAAAATACTTCTCCGGATAGAAATAGTCCGGAGAGCGCAGCTCCGATGATCAGTTTTTTGGCAGTATTGTTCATTTTTTTGGTCCCTATTGTTTTAAATGGATTTCGTTCTTTTCTTCTTCGTTAGCGGAAGGACAGGCAGGATATTTTCGAGTCTTCCCTCCTTCCAAAGCATGTATATAGGAGGATATACTAAAAGTTCCAGAATAAAACTGGTTACCAGTCCTCCTACCATGGGGGCAGCGATTCTTTTCATAACGTCCGAACCTGTGCTGGCAGACCACATGATCGGTAAAAGTCCCATCATTGCTGCAAGAACGGTCATGATCTTAGGTCGTATCCTATGTACCGCGCCATGTATGATCGCTTCAATTAGATCTTCTTTGGTTCTCAGTCTTCCTTTTTTCTTGGCGTCCTCGTAAGAAAGGTCCAGATACAAAAGCATAAATACTCCGGTTTCAGCATCCAGTCCCATAAGTGCGATCATTCCCACCCAAACTGCCACTGAGACCTGGTAATCTAGGATGAAAAGAAGTCCAACCGCACCTATCAAAGAAAACGGCACCGCAAGTAGAACGATCGAAGTTTTTATATAAGATTTAGTATTAAAGTACAATAACAAAAATATAATGAAGATTGTCAAAGGAAGAATGTACATCATCCTCTCTCTTACACGTATCATATTTTCGTATTGACCGCTCCAAACTATCGAATACCCCGGAGGAAGAAGGATGGATTCGGATACCTTCTTTTTAGCCTTATCTACAAAACCCCCGATATCGGATGTGGAAGGATCAACATACACATAACCTGCCAAAAACCCATTCTCGTCCCGGATCATAGAAGGACCGGTTTTTGCTCCGATATTCGCAATTTCAGAAATTGGAATATGGCCGAATTCTTTTGTAGGGACAAGTATCGTTTTGATCTTCTCCAAAGAATCTCGAAGCTCACGAGGATAGCGCACATTGACGGAAAAACGTTCTCTACCCTCTATGGTTTGGGTAATCGGTTCTCCTCCGATAGCTGCTACTATGATCTGTTGTGCAGTCTCTATGGATATATTATATCTTGCTAATTTTTCCCTTCTTAAATTCAGATCTAGGAAATATCCTCCGGCGGTTCTTTCCGCGAAAACGCTTCTAACATTTTTGTCCGTTTTAAGAAGAGATTCTATTTTTATCCCTATGGATTCTATTTCTTCCAATGAAGAACCTAAGATCTTAATTCCGATCGGAGTTCTCATACCTGTGCTAAGCATGTCTATCCTGGTCTTGATCGGCATGGTCCAAGCATTCGTGGCTCCCGGAAATTGCATCTCCTTGTTCATCTTCTCCACTAACTCATCTTTAGTTAGCCTTTCCGATACAAATGGGAGGAACGGATATTGAAATATCCTTGGCCAATTGGAAAAAAATCGATCCGCCTTTCTCCATTGGTCTTGGGGTTTTAGAAGAATGACAGTTTCCATCATAGAGAATGGAGCCGGATCCGTCGCAGTATCGGAGCGTCCTGCCTTTCCAAATACTCGTTTTACTTCAGGAAAACTTTTCAGTTTTTTATCCATCGCTATCATGAGTTTTTCTGCCTCTGCAACGGAAATCCCAGGTAAGGTAGTAGGCATATATAAAAAGGATTCCTCGTAGAGTTGCGGCATAAACTCGGAACCCAGACTAAAATAGACAGGAATCGTTAAGACCACCAATGCCGCTGCGGAAGCGATGATCGTTTTAGGTCTATGCAAAACATAACGACAGGCGGGTTCGTAAAATCGGAATAGTACTTTGCTTACAGGATGTTTTTCTTCCGGATAATATTTTCCGACAAGCATCGTAGTTGCGATCTTAGAAAGAAATACATTCTTAAATCGGAACGGCTCCATTCTAGTGAATAACATTCTGACAGCCGGGTCCAAGGTGATGGCCAAGAATGCTGCCACTGCCATCGCTATATTTTTAGAATATGCTAGTGGACGAAATAGCCTACCTTCTTGGTCTACAAGCGTGAATATAGGAAAGAACGCCACAGCTATCACAAGCAGAGAGAAGAACACGGAAGGTCCCACTTCTAATAATGCCTCTAATCGGACCGCATGATAATCCCCAATTCTACCTCCTGCTTCCCATTCTTCTAATTTTTTATAAGCATTCTCTACTTCTACGATCGCTCCGTCTACCAGCACACCGATAGAGATCGCCATTCCCGCTAATGACATGATATTTGCATTTATATCCAATAGGTTCATTGGAATGAAAGCGATGATCACTGAAATCGGGATCGTAAGTATGGGAATAATTGCGGAAGGAAAATGCCATAAGAAGATCAGGATCACTATGGAGACAATGATCATCTCTTCTACCAATTTGAATTTTAAATTGCTGATAGCGTGTTCAATAAGTTCGGATCTATCATAAGTGGTGATGATCTCTGCGCCTTTAGGCAGATTTTTTTTAATTTCTTCTAACTTGGTTTTAACCCTTTCGATAACGGAGAGTGCGTTTTCTCCATGACGCATGACTATGGTGCCGGCGACTACGTCCCCTTCTCCATCCAAGTCGGCAATCCCTCTGCGAATATCTGGTCCGAACTGGACGGATGCTACGTTTTTGAGAAGCACTGGAGTTCCGTTTGCATCCGTAGAAAGCGGAATATTTTCTATATCTGTCAGAGAAGAAAGATATCCTCTTCCTCTTACCATATACTCCGCACCTGAAATTTCCAGCAATCTTCCACCGGTTTCCTGGTTGCTTTCCCTTACTTTTTGTATAACGGTCTCAAAATCCACATTATAAGATCTTAATGCATTCGGATGGATCGTGATTTGGTATTGTTTTTTGAACCCACCGATCCCAGCGACTTCGGAAACTCCCGGAACTGAATTCAAAAGATAACGCAATTGAAAATCTTGGTATGTCCTCAGGTCGACGAGAGAATTATTCCCTGTTTGGTCGATTAAGGCATATTGGTAGACCCAACCAACGGCGCTCGCATCTGGACCCAATTCGGTTTTTACACCTGCCGGAAGTGAAGGTTGGATCCTGGAAAGATATTCCAATACTCTGGATCTAGCCCAATAGATATCAGTACCGTCTTGAAAAATCACATAAACATAGGAAAAACCAAAATCTGAAAATCCTCTTACAACTTTGATATTAGGAGCGCCTAAAAGAGAAGTGATGATCGGATAGGTAACCTGGTCTTCCATGATATCCGGACTTCTGTCCCAACGCGAGTATACGATCACTTGTGTGTCCGAAAGATCAGGGATCGCATCCAATGGGATTGTTTTCATGGAAACATAAGATGCGACGAGTATCGCCAGAGTGACGAGTAAAACTAAAAATTTGTTTTCTGCGGAAAAACGAATAACGGATTGGATCATATTCTTTTCCTTAATGTGCATGAGAATCAGAGCCGAATCTGATCTTAGCTTCCGAATCGATCAAGAATGTGGATTCGGTCACAACTCTTTGGTCTTCCCGAACACCGGATAAAATTTCGACCCAAGGATCTATATTTTTTCCTGTCTGAACGGAAACCGCCTGGAACCTGTCAGGTGCAGTTTGAACATACGCAATCTTTTGTTTTCCAGTGTCTAAAATTGCGGAAGTCGGAACGGACAATACTTTAGGAAGAGAAACTTCTATCACTGCGTCTCCGAACATCTGAGGTTTTAAAAGTTGGTTCGGATCTGAGACCTCGCTTCTTAATCTAAGTGTGCGGTTGTTTTTATCCAAGATCACATCTATACTTTTGATCTTTCCTATGAATTCCTTTTCGGGATAAACATCCGTTTTAAATTTTATAGGAAGTCCAACCTTGGCGGTGGTAAAATCGGACTCATAGATCTGGGAATAGATATGCGCTCTGCCCGATTTACCTCCTAATATCAACTCGGATGGGTCTCTTGCGCCGGATGTCCAAACACGTATCTGGTCCAGACCCAAGCCCAATTGTCTAAGCCTCAATTGAAGATTTCGAATGATCTCAGGAGAAAGAAATTCGGAAGAACGAATCGCTTCTTTGTATTCACTCAATGCAGAATACAATTCCGGATCGTAAGCAACACTAGAATACGCACTGATCTTTTTTACCAGGTTCCGTCTGCTCACCAATTCCGTCTTGATCCCGATAGACTGTTGTTTTTCAAAGGAAAGGATCAACTCTTTGGAATTATTTTCGGAAGAGGGTGTGGGCAGATGAGAAGAATGATCTTCACCTGCCGTAGCCTCCGCTACTTGCAAAGAATTGTTCACGTTAGTATGATCCTTATGCTCGGAAGATTCTTCTCTCTTAACCAGATCCATGTTACAGATCGGACAGGTTCCGGGACGATCCGAAGTATAATGGGGATGCATCGGACAATAATAGATGTCTTTCTTAGAAGAACAATCCATCACCAAAACTGTAAATATTAGAATCGCTAGAAGTTTTCCGATCCATCTTAAAGGTGAAGAGGTTAAAAGATCACTTGGCTTCATGAATGATCTCTCCACAACTTTTCATTTTGGGATCGTATGGGTTTTTGATTTCCTTGCCGGACGCCAACCATTTCTTTTTAAGCATTGGGCAGTAGAAAATAGATACTCCGGATCTGTCATGATGGCCTACGATCGATTCTAATTCTTGGGATAAACGTTCGAATAATTCTCTTTTTCTCGCAATATCTGTAGTTTTACCCAATTCTTCCACGATCGGAAGTGCTTTCTTAAATTTCTCAGTATCTTTTTTGTGATCCGCGTTTTCTTTCAGGAGCTGGACCAACTTTTGAACGTCGATACTTCCCGGAGTCTCGGAATATATAGAAGAATGGATTTTGGCAACCTCTCTCAGAACGAATGTTTCCTTTCCTTCATGAGCGAATAGATTTCCTGCGGTCAGGAATAAAATTAAAAATATATAATGTAACTTCTTCATTTTTTCATCCTCAGTTATGTTTAACATGTTCCGGAGTTTTGTTGTCTTTATAGATAAAACTTAAGAGTTTTAACGTATTTAGAATGGATTCGTTCTTTCGCTCTTTCAGATCTTCTAAACGTATTTTGGTATTTAGAATCTCCGTTTGAGCAAGAAGAGTATCCTGCACATTCACCTTTCCGGAAGCATATTGGAAGGAGCCTGCTCTTGCTGATTTTTCCAATTCAGGGATCAGCCGTTTTTCTACCAAACGGATTTGGTTCGAAACACCTTTAATATAGGCCAAATTCCGGTTTAATTCAGAGAACATTTGTATTCTTGTTTTTTCCACGGAATCCTTACCTACTTCCGCCAGATGTTCCGTTTCTCCCGTGATAGAATTCCATTTAAGAGCGGACCAAACAGGAACCCTCATATTTACTCCGAAGCTGAAAAGATCTCCTCGGTATTCAGTGGTATCCATAAGTCCATAGTTCAACGGGCCTTGGTCCAGAGCGAAAGTTTGGGATCTGCGCTTCATATAGGAGAAAAACACTTCTGTTTGGGGCGCGAGAGAATATTTAGTAAGTTTTGCCTGTTCTTTTAAACGTTTTTCCTCTTCCATCTGTATCTTATATTCCGGAGAATCCTCGATCAAGGAAATTTGTGCGGAGACTAATGTCTCTAATTCTTCGTTCTTATTCTCTAAGAACGAATCCAAATCGATCGAATATATATCGGAGAATGTAATCTTATCGGAAACCTGATAGTATTCTAGTTGGGACTTAAGGTCTTTCAACTGAGTGGAATATTCCGTTTCCTTTTCGATTGCTTCCGTTTTGGCAACAGTTGCCTTCAAAACTCCGGACAGAGTGTTCTCACCATAAGAATATGAGTTTTCGCTAATGGACTTTTGAGCGCCGAGCAGGATCAATATTCTTTCATTAATTGCTTTTTTCTTTTCGGCATATTTGTATTTGTTCAATCTGCTGAAAAAATCCCCTAAGATCCGATTTACTCCAGCTATATAGGCAAAGTTCGACTCGGTTTGCATTAGTTTGGAGATCCTTTTTTCGGTACTTAATTTTCCGGGAAAGGGAAACTCTTGGGACACTGACAATTCTATCCCTGTCATCGTAGGAGTATCCAATGCCCGATCGGAAGTGGAATACCCGCCTCTAGTGGGATAATTTCGGAAAGCCACTCCTATTTTAGGATCCGGTAATATACCTGTGGCTTCGGAATGTGATTTGTGAGCCTGGGAAAGTCCAGCCAAAGATTTTGACTCAGGGTGTTCTTTCACTAAAACATCTAAGATTTCTTCCAGGTTCCTTTTTTCCGCGTATGCTGCGGACGAAAATAATGTGTAAATTGATATTAAGACAATAAGTCTCGGATTCATATTTCCTCCTAAAGATCAAAAGGGAGAAAATACGGATTAAATGAGGAAAACTTGAAGAGTGCTTAAGCTAATGGATTGTGATGAAGAGATCGGAATATA
The window above is part of the Leptospira licerasiae serovar Varillal str. VAR 010 genome. Proteins encoded here:
- a CDS encoding efflux RND transporter permease subunit, whose amino-acid sequence is MIQSVIRFSAENKFLVLLVTLAILVASYVSMKTIPLDAIPDLSDTQVIVYSRWDRSPDIMEDQVTYPIITSLLGAPNIKVVRGFSDFGFSYVYVIFQDGTDIYWARSRVLEYLSRIQPSLPAGVKTELGPDASAVGWVYQYALIDQTGNNSLVDLRTYQDFQLRYLLNSVPGVSEVAGIGGFKKQYQITIHPNALRSYNVDFETVIQKVRESNQETGGRLLEISGAEYMVRGRGYLSSLTDIENIPLSTDANGTPVLLKNVASVQFGPDIRRGIADLDGEGDVVAGTIVMRHGENALSVIERVKTKLEEIKKNLPKGAEIITTYDRSELIEHAISNLKFKLVEEMIIVSIVILIFLWHFPSAIIPILTIPISVIIAFIPMNLLDINANIMSLAGMAISIGVLVDGAIVEVENAYKKLEEWEAGGRIGDYHAVRLEALLEVGPSVFFSLLVIAVAFFPIFTLVDQEGRLFRPLAYSKNIAMAVAAFLAITLDPAVRMLFTRMEPFRFKNVFLSKIATTMLVGKYYPEEKHPVSKVLFRFYEPACRYVLHRPKTIIASAAALVVLTIPVYFSLGSEFMPQLYEESFLYMPTTLPGISVAEAEKLMIAMDKKLKSFPEVKRVFGKAGRSDTATDPAPFSMMETVILLKPQDQWRKADRFFSNWPRIFQYPFLPFVSERLTKDELVEKMNKEMQFPGATNAWTMPIKTRIDMLSTGMRTPIGIKILGSSLEEIESIGIKIESLLKTDKNVRSVFAERTAGGYFLDLNLRREKLARYNISIETAQQIIVAAIGGEPITQTIEGRERFSVNVRYPRELRDSLEKIKTILVPTKEFGHIPISEIANIGAKTGPSMIRDENGFLAGYVYVDPSTSDIGGFVDKAKKKVSESILLPPGYSIVWSGQYENMIRVRERMMYILPLTIFIIFLLLYFNTKSYIKTSIVLLAVPFSLIGAVGLLFILDYQVSVAVWVGMIALMGLDAETGVFMLLYLDLSYEDAKKKGRLRTKEDLIEAIIHGAVHRIRPKIMTVLAAMMGLLPIMWSASTGSDVMKRIAAPMVGGLVTSFILELLVYPPIYMLWKEGRLENILPVLPLTKKKRTKSI
- a CDS encoding efflux RND transporter periplasmic adaptor subunit, which codes for MKPSDLLTSSPLRWIGKLLAILIFTVLVMDCSSKKDIYYCPMHPHYTSDRPGTCPICNMDLVKREESSEHKDHTNVNNSLQVAEATAGEDHSSHLPTPSSENNSKELILSFEKQQSIGIKTELVSRRNLVKKISAYSSVAYDPELYSALSEYKEAIRSSEFLSPEIIRNLQLRLRQLGLGLDQIRVWTSGARDPSELILGGKSGRAHIYSQIYESDFTTAKVGLPIKFKTDVYPEKEFIGKIKSIDVILDKNNRTLRLRSEVSDPNQLLKPQMFGDAVIEVSLPKVLSVPTSAILDTGKQKIAYVQTAPDRFQAVSVQTGKNIDPWVEILSGVREDQRVVTESTFLIDSEAKIRFGSDSHAH
- a CDS encoding LIC13259/LIC11441 family protein yields the protein MKKLHYIFLILFLTAGNLFAHEGKETFVLREVAKIHSSIYSETPGSIDVQKLVQLLKENADHKKDTEKFKKALPIVEELGKTTDIARKRELFERLSQELESIVGHHDRSGVSIFYCPMLKKKWLASGKEIKNPYDPKMKSCGEIIHEAK
- a CDS encoding TolC family protein; this translates as MNPRLIVLISIYTLFSSAAYAEKRNLEEILDVLVKEHPESKSLAGLSQAHKSHSEATGILPDPKIGVAFRNYPTRGGYSTSDRALDTPTMTGIELSVSQEFPFPGKLSTEKRISKLMQTESNFAYIAGVNRILGDFFSRLNKYKYAEKKKAINERILILLGAQKSISENSYSYGENTLSGVLKATVAKTEAIEKETEYSTQLKDLKSQLEYYQVSDKITFSDIYSIDLDSFLENKNEELETLVSAQISLIEDSPEYKIQMEEEKRLKEQAKLTKYSLAPQTEVFFSYMKRRSQTFALDQGPLNYGLMDTTEYRGDLFSFGVNMRVPVWSALKWNSITGETEHLAEVGKDSVEKTRIQMFSELNRNLAYIKGVSNQIRLVEKRLIPELEKSARAGSFQYASGKVNVQDTLLAQTEILNTKIRLEDLKERKNESILNTLKLLSFIYKDNKTPEHVKHN